The genomic DNA gcgggtgcctgtaatcccagctattcgggaggctaaggctgcagaatcgcttgaacccaggaggcagtggttgcagtgagccgagataatgccattgcactccagcctgggcgacaaagcgagactccatcttaaaaaaaaaacaacaacaacagcaacaaagaaaaaactataaCTTGAAGATCTAAAACAGATTCTTAAAAGgaagatatttctttaaaaatgcaggtGAATATAACAATAGTTACCCATTAACCAAAGGAATAAGTATTTTCTTGCCATAGATTTGGAAACAAAAACAGCCTTCATTATTTGTAGatgaaaaagaatggaaggaTAAGAAAAATTGCTGTTATTGCCATTAACAATTGCTAATGTCATTGTGAATTCTTACCAGAGGCTACCATTAACAGAAGAAGGTGTGTAAAGGTGGATTCTGTCACTTGTCATTTGCTGACTCAGAGATAGTATAAGAGCAGTAAAGTACactgagaaaaagacaaatgaaattactaataatttttaacaacctggtttattttgaatttatagattaacATTGAAAATAATCTGTACTTTGGTGACTGAtgatataaaagaaatttattttaccaaataaatatatttcaataggCCAGATATCCTTATATACATTTTTGAGAACAGGTGCAGAAGGATCTTTTGAGACGTTCACTGTTTCATCATTAGAACTGACAAGAACCTAGatctttttaaaagctaaatgaaTTGCTCAAGGTcctaaaattagttttattaataTTCTCAAAACTTAGAACAAAATGCATTCCAAATAATCAGAAAGATATAAAATAGTGTTTGTTATTAAAAGGCCGTACCAGCTGAATCTGGTTAATGTCaagtagaaaatacaaaagttaaaaagtaagtAATATAGTACAATAATAAATTAAGCTTTTCAAAGTTATTTAGAGGAACCTCtattgaaaaataattctatCAACATTATGCCTATTATGTTTCTAATTACAAATTCACTGACCATCTATAGGTAATGTTTATAAGGAGCAgtaatacaacttttaaaaaaaaattacatttttcctGGTTCAAAATTATGGTATAACTCAAGTATTACACAGTTATCAAGTTAAACTATTTACTCACAGAAAGATGCTAAAGTTGTAGGATCCAGGGCCAAAAAATTTCGGATTGCTACTGATATTTTAGCAAAGTCAAtcctagaaaatataaaagcttCTTATCACAGTGCAGTCGTAAACTTTTTAACAAAACTTTACTTTCTTGACAAtagttttttccttctctattctAATGCTACCACATATACTATTACTAGGTTTTAAGTAGCTACAGTGTATACATAACACACATGacaaaattatcttatttacaAAGGCCATATAAAACATCTAACTAGACTACTTTGGACAACATTCCTTTGGGGTTAAGACAttctaaagaaaattaaagttgaTAAACAAAATTTCATTAGTTTCTACCTCTTTCTATTGCCCATATCATTAGGCTCTAATtaggtggggttttttttaaaaCGGGTTAAATTGTGttcccaaaaagatatgttgaactAACCTGGAGTACttatgaatgtgaccttatttggaagcagggtctttgcagatgtaataaaGTTAAGATAAGGTCATTAGGATgaaccctaatccagtatgactggtgtccttattagAAAAGACACAGATACAGAGATACACAGGGGTAAAGCACTGCGTGACGATAGAGGCAAATGATGCATCTACagtcaaggaatgccaaggattgtCAGCAATCACCGGAAGTGAGGGGAAGGGCATGAAACAGACTCTCCCTCAGAGCCCTCAAAAAAGGATTCAACCCTGGCCACATCCTGATTGCAGACTGCTCGCCTCCAGACCCGCGAGAGAATAAATGTGCTGTTTTCAGCCAGCCAatgtgtggtactttgttacagcagtgcTGGGAAACAAATACAAACGCTCTGAGTCTCACCTATACCTGATTTAGATGACATTTAGGAATTTCTGAGTTCACTACATTTGGATGAAATTTTGGACTTCTGATTTGATACTGGAATGGGTGAAGTCTTTTGGCAATATTTTGTTTACAACAGTCTCATCCcctcaaaaaagaacagaagtaGACTGGCCTTAAAACTTTTTGAAGTAATATTGATACTCTATAATTCtattttgaaaactgtcatggttAGTGACACATTTTGCTCAGCATTTTCTTCTGAAGAAGTTAGACAGATCTGGAGTCACAGGCATTACCTGTCAAAAGCTGAAATTGTACTCAGAGCCAAAAGCAAGTACAGAAGACTCTGGAATGGATACACTAGGGTCTTGTATTGTTGCAGAAGGTTTGAGAGGTTGGACAGCTGATCTCCTGCTAGAACATATATCACAACAATATTCCACACAGCACAGCCGGCCAAGAATCCATGAGAAAAGAGACCAATCATCCTGAATGGTAAAGGGTTTGATTATTATACATGAATTACTAAAGTAAAAAgctaaaacatgtttaaaatctcttcatatacaagaataaaattcaacatttcatGACAAGTAAAAGCAAGCTCTTTCTTTTTAGTTACACTGATAGGTAGATCATTCAATTCCAATAGgatgtttaaaaaatacaccTACCTACCATTTTAAGTGGTCATTTCGTTAACAATATTGAACAACCAataggctatttttttctttaattacgGAACTcagttaaaatttgttttaagaaaagtcCAACAAAAGCAGCCACCTGAAAGCCCGGTGCACCGTAAGTGCCACATCTCTGGTGGTCCAGGAAGGCTTCATGTCCATTGACACATCTATGTTTTCTGTGGTCTTTATCAACTCTGAACGGTCAGCGGCCTGGAATCTCCCTAAGAACACATAATGGAATTACTAACAACTAGGGAGAGAGAACCCtggtagcctttttttttttttttttttttttttaattccacattCAGGAAGCTGAAAACTAAGACTGAAGTATTGCTGTTCTATCTGAAAATTCTCCTTGACTCAGCACCTATTTCAGAAAGATCTTTACTTTGGGTTCcttaaacataatttttcatCTTGAAGAAAAATAAGCGATGTCAGTGTATTTTCTTCTCAATCCAAAGTGAAGTAACAATTTCAGAAatcaattatatttaataaaaaataatgaactttCAACCAGAATAAAGTCTAGAAACCTTTAACATGACCTAGTCTACAAAATTCTAATTTAGAGACTTTAGAAGTATTAAAGTTTATATGCCTGTGCTACCAAGGTAAGTCAATATttgaaaactactttaaatttcttagAAAAAGACGTCAGGATGTGTAGCATGGTTTTCTGGGATGACAGGAAAGAAATGGGCTGCTTCATAAATTTCTCTTTAGAACATTCCTGTGAAGAACATCAGTTCAAGAGTGAGCACTGCAATATTGTATGAGTAGGGCTTTAGCCTTTTTACTGTTGATTCAGAGGCTCCTTCCTGTATATCTAGTAATCCACAAATAGACCTCAGGAAGCAGGAAAGGTTCCATTTCAATTATCCTCACCAAACCCAGTTCCCAGGTGTTTTGGAGGATGAAAGACAGGGGTGTGACAATTTTCCCTAAGAAAAGACAACTTCCGGGCAGACAGTAGAACCAATGGTGCCTTTTATGGCCAGTTACTCTAGCAGGGAAATttctatgctaagtgaaacaagaataaaaatgaggATTAAGTGATACTGCTTGAAAAAGAACTGGAGTAAATTAAATGGCCACATGGTAGATGAATAAAACCACATGACTAGAAGTCATAAAACCACAGTTCAAGTCCCAGTTCCACCCTAACCAACTGTGAGACACTGGGTAAGTCAGCCAGAGACCACAGGTTTCTTATTGGACAAGAACTGCAAGATCCTTTAGATGGGATATTATGAAGTAGAGTTCTAAAACAATGTATACAAAATCTAAATTGTAAATTTTAAGGACTAACCTTTATGTTTCAGATGAGTTCTTTAGGCAGCATATCCTTAACATATCCATGGTAGTATATAGTCATGATCATGCTTTGAGTAGGTTTTTCTTAAACACTGTGTTATagactgaatgtgtcccccaaaaattcatatgttgaagccctaaccccccaGTGAGTGTGAGGTCACTGGGAGGTATTTAGATTTCGATGAAGTCATGACGATGAAGCTCCCATGATGAGATCAGTGTCTttttaagaagaggaagacaCACCAGAACTCTTTCTGCCACATGATGACACAGTGGCAGCCACTGGCAAGCCAGGAAGGGGCCTTCTCCAGTAACCTAATCTGCTGGAACCTTGTCTTGGACGTCCTAGTTTTaggaatggtgagaaataaatgtctgtggtttaagccactcagtccgtggtattttgttatagcagcctgagctaaaATACACTGCAAACCTAGTCTCATAGCCAGTATACATTATACAATGTCAGCACTATTTTCCAAAAGAATATACAGTTATAATgttgtatttcttatttaatatgGTAGTATCATCatgtattttctctcttattttcagtTGTAGAATTTATATCATTATCTGTCCCACCACAACTACTACCAATTGCAGGAAGCTGGTAAAGtacaagaaagaataaagaatcaGGCAGGGGTGGGGAAGATCTTTACATTACCCATAACCCCATAAATCCAGAAACAATCAGCATTAATATTTGAGCCTATTTCTTTCAAGTATTTTGTCCTATGTATAGATcaaactgtgtgtgtatgtacacatgtgtatatgcTCTTTTATCAGAATCTttccataaaatgaaaaattctccCTAAACATGATATTTAATGGTGAAGAATATTATTATATAGATACACCACAACTTACTGAAATCATTCCTCTCCTATTTCACATTTAGGTTGTCTCCAGTTTTTCACTCTCATGAATCAAAGCATGATGACTAGTTTTGTGTATAAATTGTTGTACATGGTTTTGCTTAATTCCTTAATTCAGATTGCCAGAAGTATAAAGGATATCCTTGTACAATTTTTAAGAGTTCATATTCTAAAACAAGGCATCTACTTACGGCTTTTTTCCACAAATACTTTGCCTACAGGCTGGCTAATGCCAGTAGGTGCAGTGAATACAGACTGCTGTTCCAGAGTAGTTTGCTCATCAGTGATGTCTTCATCTTCTACTCCTAGCTCATTGGCATACTGCAATTCTGCTGGCTGGGTTTTCCTGTAATAAGGAAGTATGTATGAAAAATGGATGATTATTGAATACTCACAGACTTACATACAGAACTAGCTATAAATATAATGGAAAGAGCCCTGGACTTGGAGTTAAGAAATTTGATTTTTACTCAAATAAACCTGTTATTAACTATTATGTGCAGCAAGTCACTTACATTTCTGagggctcagttttctcatttgaaaattgAAGTGACTGAACTAATCTGTAAGCTTCtttccaaatttaaaattgtatgatTCCCTGTAGACACTGATATGATTTAGCTATGTCCCcaccccaaatttcatgttgaattgtaataatccccacctgtcaagggactgttctggtgatagtgagttctcaggagatctgatagttttgtaaggggcttcccccttcactcagctctaattcttctccttcctgctgccctgtgaagaagggcatgtttgcttcaccttccaccatgattgtaagtttcctgaggccccctgagtcatgctgaactgtgagccaattaaacttctttcctttataaattacccagtctcaggtatgtctttattagtattgtgagaacggactaacacAGACATTGATCACTATTTGTAGGTTCATTTTCAAATACAAACAATAGTGCTATATATATGCCTTCCAGTGTTATTTCTTTAAAGTATACTTTACTCATTTTATCTTAATGCTAAAACACAGTTTTACTTATTGCTGAAATAATCTTAATTTGAATTCTgttaacataagaaaataaatcacaatagcctatttcattatatttaatttttaaatatccttaatgtttaattttgctacttatatattc from Piliocolobus tephrosceles isolate RC106 chromosome 11, ASM277652v3, whole genome shotgun sequence includes the following:
- the TMEM237 gene encoding transmembrane protein 237, whose translation is MDMKPSWTTRDVALTVHRAFRMIGLFSHGFLAGCAVWNIVVIYVLAGDQLSNLSNLLQQYKTLVYPFQSLLYLLLALSTISAFDRIDFAKISVAIRNFLALDPTTLASFLYFTALILSLSQQMTSDRIHLYTPSSVNGSLWEAGIEEQILQPWIVVNLVVALLVGLSWLFLSYRPGMDLSEELMFSSEVEEYPDKDKEIKASS